The genomic window ggACATAGAGGATatagagtatatacagtatgtagactaTATATAGAGGATGTAGATGAGTTTGTTGACGTCTTACAGGAgctggctttgtgcacaggggttTGTTTCATGTCAAATCAGGTTTGAGTCTCATACAGTAGTTGCAGTGAAGGGAAGTTATAAAGCTACTGTACAGTCGTGTGCTTTAGTCCTTCTGACAGTGTGAGGAAGACTCTCGTGTGTGTGATGGTAAGGATGTCGACATACTGTCACCTGTACAGAATATACCACGGATTCTGCGGCACTTTGCGCAGACTTGACGCTCACGAACACGCGCTACAACAATGCGCAGGTCCTACTGACACTTTACACGCCTCAGAGCACTGCAGCTAAAATCCTGGACcgacaccaacacacacaaatcactctGTAGGGATTACAAAGGCTTCCGTTTTTAATATTCTATCTGATTAGGAGTAGAGGAACAAGTCCAGGTTTACACCGTGATATAGCGACACAACACGCAGTAATATGTGGAATATTTCAtcactttattacactttaatacACAAGCCCCGCCCACCGCCGTGTCGTCACGGTCGTGCTGGCAGGCGATTGGTTCACACAGCTGTCAGTCAGCGCTTAGTGCCTGAGAACAGGGAAGAGCGGTTTAGCTGAGAAATGATAAGGTCATTGTGTGTGAGTGGCTCCGGTCAGCGTGGCTTTACTAACACATACTGATTAACATCATATGTTTATTATCACTATAATGGAGCGGAGACGAGTCTCAGCGCGCGGATGATTTACTGCACTGATATTTAAAGGAGAAAAAGCCACATTATAGATATAAGCTGATCAAGGTGGCGCTAACGCATCGGGACGGACTGAGAATACACACAAGGCCTCAGGTAATGTCtttaacacaaacaaatcatcaaATAATCCTCGTTTATAACCGCAGAACGTCCATTTCCGGCGTTTTCTTTATGTATTATTCATTGATTGTGCGCGCGCGCTCGGGCTCGTGCCCGTGCTCGCGCGCGTGCGGCTCCCTCACAGCCTTGTGACAGAGATGCTGCTTTCACTGATTAACGCTCATCTTTCAGACTTTAAGATGAACATTTTATACCTTAGCCATATCTCATCGGTCAGTTCTGAGAAACTGTGTCGATAAACAACTCAGACGagacgtattattaacgttagaCGTTAAAAACCTCTATTAAGCTCGTTAGCTCTTCCGCATTGAGCTCGTTGCCCTGGAAACAGAATCTTACCGGAAAATGTGGCTGCGGTCGTAAATTGTaattcatcatcatcgtcatcattatcatcatcaatcTTACTGATTGATATTAGGGGAGATATTATtatcatcagtgtgtgttgctCGGTTTAGATATCTTACTACATCTTACTACATCTACATCCATCACACTATCATTAgcaataggattattttcctctatttattattgtgttatattgttatttcaatattATCAAAGTTAAAAGGAAACTCCTGAGAACATCCTGCAGTGTCTAGAGCATGTGTggggttttttatttaattattcacagTTATATAGTCTAACATTGTGCTAAAGACCATGTGAGGATGTGCATGTGATCTACAACATAACCTTCACTTGCTCAGACTTTTGTGACACGTCCCAAACTGTCACAGCAAACACAATGGAGGGAACCTGAGTCTGGGTCTGACACCGTCTCAAGTCTGATGAGAAACGGCATCGTTACAGCCGAACACCACCGAACACCACCACCATGTCACTTTATTAAAAGCTCAGACTTTTGAGTTGTGGGAAGTGTCAAGAACCAAAAATGCAACATAACCAGGACCTAAACACTAGACAGGAACATttaagtgtgtgttctgtgaatTAAGGGTTTGGTTCTTTAATTTCTCCAGTCAAGTGAAATAAACTACTTTCATATTGACTCAtaagtgaaaaaacaaaaaagatttgaaaCACACTGTTATAATCACCATCTCAGTCTGAGGACGTCATGAAGGCATCATTAAATGGTTAAATACGGAAATGTGTGGACGCTTTGGGCAACCAGTCCGGAAGCATAGAAGAGCTTGAGTTTAGGGCCCTATTTAATGGGTCTACAGGAGATCCGTTAAAGGTTCTGTGTGGAAACCTACAGCAGGGAggttctatacacacacacactctcacacactctctcacacacacacacgcacacacacacagtatatgacTAAGTCAGTGTGGAATTCCGTATTTGTTTGCTGATCTAGTTTCTTTCCAGTTTTACTTCATAGTGATGtcatctgtcagtcagtctgcaCCTCAGTGGGTGGAGTCAGGGGTAATTACAGGGGTTATCACTAGAGTGTGGGGTAGAGAGTAACGTAAACAGGTCAGCTGGCTTAAAGAGCAGTCTAGTATATTTAATCTGTAACTTCAGGTATGATTGTTTCAGCCGTATATCAGGTTGtgattttaaaaaggaaagTAAACAGGAAAaagacaagtttttttttctctgtaaaagGTTTTCGATTTCAGACAGACATCGGATCAGGCAGCAGCTTTGGAAAGCCAGGAATTcagtctgtcgtgtgtgtgtgtgtgtgtgtgagataaaggAGCACATGTCTGCTCCGGTGCAGGTGTGTCCATGTTTGTTTACTCCAAAACAGGAAGTTCAAACTGCTGATTTCCTGCAGCCGTGCAGTGACGTCACGTTGTCCCAATTATTTAGATGgaattttctgtatttaatcCGTGATCCACTAAAACCCATCATCGTTACACGCTTGAATCCCAGATCACTTCCTGTTCACAGGGGTGTAATGACACTAAGCACCCTGCCTACGTGTCCGTAATGTGAGTGAAGCTTCTTACTCGTCTCTCCTGAGCTGGTCGCTGAGCTGCTAcaagcttccactgttacagtaacacaaaaaaaaaatcagctcacATAATATAAAAAGGTTCATCTGTGCAAATCTGAAGTATATCAGACATCTTTAAAAACTCACAACGGGATATTTTTTGTCAAACACGATCTCTGGTGAGGAAAACGGACCTGGTTAAAAACCAGGAACACGAGATGGAAGAAAACGATACGGGACAaacatcagatcagctgataCTCACAGTTTTGTGAATTGGGGGAAAAGCTACATGTTATGGTGTTGATCTGTAGCTCAAACATCATCAGGACTCTTTTCTTGTCTGGAACTTTTTGTATGAAGATGtctcgtgtgtgtatgtggtccGGTGCGATCGCtcgattgattgattttaaatGTCTGTCCTGTCTGTAGCTAGCTTGTGTGCATAGTGCAGCCGTGTAACCATGGTAACCTGAAAGTAAACGGAGGGAGAGCCCTAGTAATAAAATCCTCTGATGTGATGTTTAATTTATGAGtcatgaagaggaggaggagtcaTGAGGAAGAGTTGTGAGCGTGAGAGCCTTGACTCTTGCCCTGATGAGTTTATAGTGCAGATTAAAGGTCACAGATCGTGTTCCATTCGCGTCTTATCAGCTCCAGATAAGTTTGTTTTCTCTCCTGGTTATTGCTCCTGGTATCAGCGGACATCTCAGCGTTTCTGCTTCACAACGTTCCTCCTGTTATCGCTATAAACGCTGAGCCTGTGTGAAGAAAGCTGTAATTACTGCGGGGacatatgatgatgatgatgatgatacagaTACACTAGATTCAATATGAATGATGTCTCAGTACACTGTGACAGACCAGAACATCTTTTCATTCGAAGCTGCTCATTTCAAGTTAACGTTTTCCACCAAAACTCTGAAATCTGAACAATTATGAATTCATTGgtagggtttttatttatttatttatttattttttatttttatttttagaaattatcaaaacatttatttaacgttATGATTTCTGTATAAAGGTCTCACATCTGTCAGCATCATGAGTGAATCATATCAGCTCTTTTAATTCCTACAGAAGATTAACTATGTGTATTGTGATctttatcgtgtgtgtgtgtaggatgttgCGTCTGGCGTGTACCACCGTGCTGCTCTTCGTGCTCAGGTTACTCCTGGCTTTACCCTGGGTTCAGGTTCTTCCTGCTGTCCTTATCTTCTTCCTGGGAACCGGAGGCTGGACGTCGCTGCGCATCTTTATGAAGACCATCGGCCGAGACCTGCAGTACGAGCCACAACACCACGTCACCGTAAACTtatccaaataaaataacacacattaaaaaactCGAAGTTCAGCTGTCTTTTAAATAGTAACtggaacaaaaatgaaaaagttctgagtgaaaaagaagaaacatctGAAACGGAGTTAAAACTCCAGAAAACCTGCAAAAGTCCTctgtttaaaaattttaaatcattagcatttatttttactttcagtCAGACGCTTTATGAAACGTGtctcagtaaatgtaaatattcacaCGTGCAACTCAtttgaatatgcaaatattataaaatcACCGTCCAACGGACCGACGGTCCTGAGCACAAGACCAACGAAATAAGATTCCGATAACAGATTTAACGTTTAATCTACGCAGCAACGTCGGTgcggaaaataaaaaaaaaaatattctgatgAACATTTAGCATTTATGTTTTGTATAATGTGATCAGGTTCGCTTAAATTTCAATTATaatacatacaaaacacacacacacacacacacacctctactaGAATTCTGTCCTAGCTTCTAGCTTTCACTTTCTACACTTTCTAGCTTTTTAACTTTAATTCTAAttcccttttattttatttgtatgatcattttaacattgttacaaagcagttttacagaaacacaaacttTACAGTATAAATGATGGCGGTGAGGCGACACTCACTGAGACGATCGTTACTCCGTCCTGCAGTTCAGGATTAGGGGGTTTGTCTGGAGCCTGTAAATCAGCTCTGTCCTGTTCTACAGCTCAACACACTGCAGTGAATTAGATCAGAAACCCAACAGGTTCGAGTCGCTCCGCTGTAACGTAACCAACACGACCTGGAGCTGAGAGACAGCTACAGGAGAGAGGGCCATGTGTCAGGAACAACACGAGGGAGATGGAGCttctacacaataacacacacacacacacacacacacacacacacacacacacacacacacacacactcagctgttGTCACTTCTGGTCCTGCAGAATATAAACATGTATGAatgaaactttaaaataaaaagggaagCTTTTATATCTCAGATCACAAGATCGTTTGAGGATTTTATATTAACGTAGAAAGTTACTTACCGCTGCTTTAATGTAACTGAAGCTGCTGTATGTTAAGATTCGGACCCTTCTCTGAACcgtgtttgttttcttcctccTTCCCGTGTTCCGCAGTGCGGCCGTGGTGCTGCTGAAAGTGAAGCTGAACGTGAAGCGTCATCTGCGTCAGCGTAACACGATCCCCAAGATCTTCGCCGAAACGCTACAGAAGTACGGCGACAAGACGGCGCTGATCTTTGAGGGCACGGGCGAGCGGTGGAGCTTCAGGCAGCTGGACGAGTACTCCAACCGCGTGGCCAACCTGCTGCACCAGCGCGGCTTCAGGGAGGGCGACGTGGTGGCTCTGTTCATGGAGAACCGCTCGCAGTACGTCGGTCTGTGGCTGGGCATGGCCAAGATCGGCATCGAGGCAGCGCTCATCAACTTCAACCTGCGTCTGGAGGCTCTGGTGCACTGCGTCAACATCTCCAACGCCAAAGCCGTGGTGTTCGGCAGCGAACTGACTGACGGTGAGGgaaacatcatcacacactcaaactcatcGTCATGGAGATTTCTCCGTCCTCATCATCAGATCCAGTATTTAAAACATGACAGAAGGAAACCACAGTGTGACCATcgttactttttatttttcttgattatttaaaaacaaatagtttttttttacactttaaatgATGTTGTTTCTTTCCGAATATCAatctataaattaaaataagacACTACGTAAACACAACAAATGTTaatctaaatataaacacaataatgcattcaaaataatcattaaatatttattcattcatttattcatttgagcACTTATCACTTAATTTTTAagggagaaggagggagagaggggaaaagagagagagagagagagagagagagagagagaggaaggaaaggAGGGAGTGTAGGAGGGGAGAGGTGAGGAGGGAGGGGGCAGTGAGGAAAGGGGTAGAGGGAAGTGAAAGCAGCACCACTTCATTAACCCCCTCAGATTAGGACACTGCAGTTGTTCTGGATTTACAGAATGATTGTGAAATAATCAGGAGTTCAATGGAACACACACGAGTCTTTATTCTGTTCACATGAGTCATTAtaactgtttctctttcttcttccacataaaagaaataaagtgactgatttaaagttttctgtaaggagaataAATGTTTATCTTATTcagtgtggtgaaggagtctccagtgtcagagctgtgtaccagtcagaggtgaggagagagagagagtgaagggaGTGAGTGAAGGGAGTGAGTGAAGGGAGTGTGagtggagagagtgtgagtggagagagtgtgagtggagagagtgtgagtggagagagtgtgagtggagATCGTGTGAGtggagagagtgaagagagagagagggagtgagtgagtgaagagagagagagggagtgagtgagtgagtgagtgaagagagagagagagggagtgagtgaagagagagagagagggagtgagtgagtgaagagagagagagagagggagtgagtgaagagagagagagagagggagtgagtgaagagagagggagtgagtgaagagagagagagagagggagtgagtggagagggagtgagtgacagagagagagagaagagagtaaagagagactgaTGAGGAAACATCTGATAGGACAGAAGTGACAACAGGGACGAGATCTTCAGAAACATTAcatgtaaacagataaaaaagtgttgtgacgtgacgtacggcgacgtacggtgacccatactcacaatttgttctctgcatttaacccatccgcagtgtgcacacacacacacacacagcagtgaacacacagcgTGAACACACGCAcagcgtgaacacacacccggagcagtgggcagccatttatgctgcggcgcccggggagcagttggggggtttggtgccttgatcaagggcacctcagtcgtggtattgctggcccgagactcgaacccacaaccttagggttaggagtcagactctctaaccattaggccatgatcCGCCCCACAAAGTAGATTGTGAATAATTGTAAACGTTCGTAAGTTGAtgtgtgtgaggaataaaacactgagtcCTAATGAATCCCTTCAGGGAGGTGAGAGTAATAATGGTGAAtatgcatgaatatgcaaataggACACGCCCTCATCAGCATCTCAGGGTTGTTCATATGaagtttaaaaatatgaatctgtatttaaagtgtgtattatgtctttctgtctgtccgtccctctatctgtctgtccgtctgtctgtccgtctgtctgtctgtccgcccCCTATTTGTCTGttcgtctgtctgtccgtctgtctgtctgtccgtctctctatccgtctgtccctctatctgcctgtctgtctgtccgcccgcccctctatctgtctgtccgtccctctatctgtctctccgaccctctatctgtctctccgACCCTCTATCTGACTGTCCGtccctctttgtctgtctgtctatctgtctgtccctctgtctgtccgtctgtctgtctgtctttctcagcGATGTCTGAGGTGAACAGCTCCATGGGGAAATCTGTAAAGCTCTTCTGTTCTGGTGACTGGGATCCCAAACGAGTTCCTGAAGGAaccgagtgtttagagctgctcCTCCAGGCCGCGCCCACACACAAGCCCAGCCAACCACAGCGAGGCTTCACCGGTACGTCAGCCAATCACATGTTGACAGTTTGTCTGGGCGTGTTAAAGGTCCACATGGTTCTGAATTCTGATCTGATTTTCCCCGTTAGATCGTCTCTTCTACATCTACACATCAGGAACTACAGGAATGCCCAAAGCTGCGATCGTCGTCCACAGCAGGTAGAAAACCtctctttattttccttctcctctcctctcttcttcccTTCTCTCATTTCCTcctcctgtcttttttttttgctcctcttctcttttcttctctcctctcatctcttcATTCTTCGTCTCCCTTCGTCTCCCACAATTTAATATTGTGTTTGAtttcctctcttctttcttctttcatcatcgtgtgtgtgtgtgtgtgtgtgtgtgtgttgtaggtatTACCGTATGGCTGCTCTGGTTTATTACGGTTTCAGGATGCGGCCGGAGGACGTGCTGTACGACTGTCTCCCACTTTACCACTCAGCAGGTAATACGATGCTTGCTGAACACTTCCTGTCAGATAAACTCTACAGGAAGTGTGGAAACAAGGACAGTTCctctattttatattattgcaaCTAGTCGAAATCCTTAACATGGTGTGGGGCCTTTGTAGCGGTCAGTCTGAGTGGAGGAGGCGGGGCCTTTTATAGCTGTCAGTCTTACTGGAGGAGGAGGGGCCTTTTATAGCTGTCAGTCTTAGTGGAGGAGGCGGGGCCTTTTATAGCTGTCAGTCTTAGTGGAGGAGGAGGGGCCTTTGTAGCGGTCAGTCTtagtggaggaggcgtggcctttgtagCGGTCAGTCTtagtggaggaggcgtggcctttgtagCGGTCAGTCTTAGTGGAGGAGGTGGGGCCTTTGTAGCGGTCAGTCTTAGTGGAGGAGGCGGGGCCTTTTGTGGCTGTCAGTCTtagtggaggaggcgtggcctgtgtagcGGTCAGTCTTAGTGGAGGAGGAGGGGCCTTTGTAGCGGTCAGTCTTAGTGGATAAGGCGGGGCCTTTGTAGCGGTCAGTCTtagtggaggaggcgtggcctttgtagCGGTCAGTCTtagtggaggaggcgtggccttttaTAGCTGTCAGTCTTACTGGAGGAGGCGGGGCCTTTTATAGCTGTCAGTCTTAGTGGAGGAGGCGGGGCCTTTTATAGCTGTCAGTCTTAGTGGAGGAGGAGGGGCCTTTGTAGCGGTCAGTCTTAGTGGAtaaggcgtggcctttgtagCGGTCAGTCTTAGTGGAGGAGGTGGGGCCTTTGTAGCGGTCAGTCTTAGCGGAGGAGGCGGGGCCTTTTGTGGCTGTCAGTCTtagtggaggaggcgtggcctgtgtagcGGTCAGTCTtagtggaggaggcgtggcctgtgtagcGGTCAGTCTTAGCAGAGGAGGCTTGGCCTTTGTAGCGGTCAGTCTTAGTGGAtaaggcgtggcctttgtagCGGTCAGTCTTAgcagaggaggcgtggcctttgcaGCGGTCAGTCTTAgcagaggaggcgtggcctttgtagCGGTCAGTCTTAgcagaggaggcgtggcctcccACTTTTCACAGCACACTATTTCATATAAAATTCTCTCTATCCTACAGTTCactgtaaatcatattttattagaactgtctgttttgttctgttctgtgtctCAGGGAACATCGTGGGCGTTGGTCAGTGTCTGATCCACGGCATGACCGTTGTCATCAAGAAGAAGTTCTCAGCATCCAAATTCTGGGACGACTGTATAAAATACAACTGCACGGTGAGTCAGACACGGAGACACACATCTTTACACCACACCCATTAGGTTAGGACTCCTTTCTGAAGGTATGAGGCCGACTCCACCCCTTTAGTAAAAATTCCTCTCTGCAGTTTTTGTGAAAAGCTTTTAAGGAGAAATATTTCATACATTCTGTCCTGCTCTGAACAAAAGACAACTCAATCCTCCCATCAGCATTATGGGTAATCTCTCCCCTTTAGTGAAACTTGAACATTACAAGAACATAGCAGCAGAACATCCAGAGCAGTGCACCATGTCATGAAAACGTTGA from Tachysurus vachellii isolate PV-2020 chromosome 20, HZAU_Pvac_v1, whole genome shotgun sequence includes these protein-coding regions:
- the slc27a4 gene encoding long-chain fatty acid transport protein 4, coding for MLRLACTTVLLFVLRLLLALPWVQVLPAVLIFFLGTGGWTSLRIFMKTIGRDLHAAVVLLKVKLNVKRHLRQRNTIPKIFAETLQKYGDKTALIFEGTGERWSFRQLDEYSNRVANLLHQRGFREGDVVALFMENRSQYVGLWLGMAKIGIEAALINFNLRLEALVHCVNISNAKAVVFGSELTDAMSEVNSSMGKSVKLFCSGDWDPKRVPEGTECLELLLQAAPTHKPSQPQRGFTDRLFYIYTSGTTGMPKAAIVVHSRYYRMAALVYYGFRMRPEDVLYDCLPLYHSAGNIVGVGQCLIHGMTVVIKKKFSASKFWDDCIKYNCTIVQYIGEICRYLLNQPVRDVEQRHRVRMALGNGLRQSIWEEFMQRFNIPQIAEFYGATECNCSLGNFDNKTGACGFNSRILPFVYPIRLVRVDEETMELIRGPDGVCIPCGPGEPGQLVGRIIQNDPLRRFDGYVNQAATSKKIAQSVFKKGDSAYLSGDVLVMDEFGHMYFRDRTGDTFRWKGENVSTTEVEGTLSRLLDMKDVVVYGVEVPGAEGKAGMAAIADPDHTSDLGKFSRELEKALPPYARPVFLRFLPEVNKTGTFKFQKTELRHEGFNPNVVSDKLYFLDCTKGCYVELDAELHRSIISGKQKL